A single genomic interval of Helianthus annuus cultivar XRQ/B chromosome 6, HanXRQr2.0-SUNRISE, whole genome shotgun sequence harbors:
- the LOC110863876 gene encoding uncharacterized protein LOC110863876 yields the protein MPYENWLRTIEGFRQEKYIKKARPVSKYARNNNSHTVGGHLRTVAPPIKIIWIGYLRMLKPTRTIKGIGLIRLLNKITGTYNRPQMNGAAMVLQLPCIKKRWESGDDDTAGGGLNLLPTRPRTRPQTCRLRKLGRKNPFPRILLTACSKLRHFLANLTTILLHKGKEKESQMTTILMTYTIENPRKIDLF from the exons ATGCCCTATGAAAACTGGTTGAGAACCATCGAAGGTTTCCGGcaagaaaaatatattaaaaaagcAAGGCCTGTAAGCAAGTACGCGAGAAACAACAATTCCCATACCGTGGGGGGACATCTTCGTACGGTAGCACCGCctataaaaat AATTTGGATTGGGTACCTACGTATGCTAAAACCCACACGGACAATCAAGGGAATTGGGTTGATCCGGTTGCTGAACAAAATTAC CGGAACATACAACAGGCCACAGATGAATGGAGCGGCGATGGTCCTCCAATTGCCCTGTATCAAGAAGCGTTGGGAGAGTGGCGATGATGATACCGCGGGAGGGGGCCTAAACCTTCTTCCAACACGTCCTCGAACACGTCCTCAAACATGTCGTCTTCGCAAGCTCGGACGCAAGAACCCTTTTCCGAG GATTTTGTTAACAGCTTGTTCCAAACTCCGTCATTTTTTAGCCAACTTAACAACTATCTTGCTTCACAAGGGAAAGGAAAAGGAAAGTCAAATGACTACGATTCTGATGACTTATACGATAGAGAATCCGAGGAAGATTGACTTGTTTTAA